The DNA window TTGAAAAACTTAATCTAATCATAGATGTAAATGATATAGAAAAATTGGATACGACTTTTTTTCAATTTTTACTTTCTATAAAAAAATATGTAGAGATGAATAATTCCGAATTTCATATAATAGGAAACTCAGAAAGTCTACATAATATTATGTTATATTACGGGATACAACTATAAGGAGAATTGCGAGTATGGCAAGAAAAATTTTAGTTTTAGACGATGCTTCCTCTATGAGATCACTTTTATCAATTACTCTGAAACAAATGGGCTTTGAAGTAGTTCAGGCCATTGACGGGAATGATGGAATAGAGAAATTAAAACAGAATACTGATGTAGAATTAATTTTTTCCGATTTAAACATGCCGGGTAAAAATGGAATTGATTTTGTTAGAGATATAAAGTCTATGCCGGCATTTAAAACAATACCGGTGGTAATGCTAACAACAGAAAGCCATGAAGATAAAAAAGATGAGGGGAAGAAAGCCGGGGCTATGGCCTGGATAGTAAAGCCATTCAAAGTTGAAACCA is part of the Leptospiraceae bacterium genome and encodes:
- a CDS encoding STAS domain-containing protein — translated: MKLTIKLPSSCTIRNVEEVREKVFDKFKGLEKLNLIIDVNDIEKLDTTFFQFLLSIKKYVEMNNSEFHIIGNSESLHNIMLYYGIQL
- a CDS encoding response regulator, with the protein product MARKILVLDDASSMRSLLSITLKQMGFEVVQAIDGNDGIEKLKQNTDVELIFSDLNMPGKNGIDFVRDIKSMPAFKTIPVVMLTTESHEDKKDEGKKAGAMAWIVKPFKVETIQAVVKKILG